GCGAGCGCTTCTTTCTCGCGACCAAGACGGGAGATCGCACCTATGATGGCGCTAGGGCGAGTCTGCATCGATCGCTTGAGCGGCTTGGGGTCGACAGTGTTGACCTGATTCAACTTCACAATCTGGTTGATGAGGACGAATGGAAGACCGCGTTCGGGCCGCGTGGCGCGCTGGAGGCGCTGGTCGAGGCGCGCGCGCAGGGGCTGGTGCGATTTATCGGGGTGACGGGGCATGGATCGCAGGTGGCGGCGATGCATCGGCGGAGCCTGGAGCGATTCGCATTCGACTCGGTGCTCTTTCCGCACAACTTCACGATGCTGGAGAATCCGCAGTATGCGGCCGACGTCGAGGCGCTGATCAAGTTGTGCAGCGAGCGCGGCGTGGCGATGCAGACGATCAAGTCCGCGGCTCGGCGGCGATGGCAGAATGGCGACGGGCCGAAGTTCAGTTGGTACGAGCCGCTGCGTGACAAGGATGCATTGCGGAGAGCGGTGCATTTCGTGCTGAGCAGGCCGGGGCTGTTTCTGAATACCTCGAGTGACGCGACGATTTTGCGCGCGATCCTGGATGCGGCCCGGGAAGCGCCGAAAGCACCATCGAGGGCCGAGATGGAAGCGGATGTGGCGAGCTACGCGATGCAGCCGCTGTTCATCCCGGGCGTGTCGGACACGATCTGATTTCCTGACCTCTCCCTGAAAGTGGAGAGGTCGCTGCGCGTCTTCGCGCGGCAGGAGAGGGTCCGCTTTCAGCGCGAAGCGAAGCTCGCGCGATTCAGAAATTCTGCGGTCTGGCTCAAGTTGCAGTCAGCAGAATTCCTTAATCGCGCGCAAAGAAGCGCGCTGAAAAGTGTCCCGCTCCTCCGCGCAAAAAAATGCGCGGCTTCCTCCCCCGTTCATGGGGGAGGTCAGGAGAGGGAGATCAGACGGCGGTGTAGCCGCCGTCTACTACGAATTCTGCGCCGGTTACGAAGGAGGCTTCGTCGGAGGCGAGGAACAGGACAACGTTGGCTACTTCCTCGGGGGTGCCGGCGCGCTTCATCGGGGCCATCGCGGCGATGGAATTCAGCAGGTCCTTGTCGAGAACCTCCGTCATCGGAGTTTTGATCACGCCGGGATGCACCGAATTCACCCGGATGTTGTCATCGGCGTAGTGGACCGCGCCGACCTTGCTCAGGATCCGGACGGCGCCCTTGGTGCCGTGATAGGCGGCTGCGCCGCCGGAGCCGATCAGGCCATAGATGGAAGAAATGTTGACGATCGCGCCGCCGCCGCGCTTGCGGATCGCGGGCACCGCGGTCTTCATCCCGAGCCATACGCCTTTCTGATTCACGGCGACGACGCTGTCCCATTCCTCTTCGCTGGTCTCCTCGATGCGATTGAAGTTCAGGATGCCGGCGTTGTTGACGAGGATGTCGAGTCCGCCGAATTCGCGCTCCGCAGTCTCGATGGCGGAGCGCCAGTCGGCTGCGCGGGTCACATCGAGATGAATCGCGACGGCCGCTTTGGAACCGGCCTTCTGGTTGATCTCCCCGGCGAGCGCGGCGGACTCGCGATCGAGTACATCGCCGACGACAACCTTTGCGCCCTCTCTGACGAAAATCCGGGCTTCCGCCGCGCCTTGCCCGCGAGCGCCGCCGGAAATGAGCGCGATCTTTCCTTTGAGTCGATCCATGATGGTGTCTCCTCTGTGCGCGACGGCGAGGACGCGTCCGCAGGTTTGAAATCTGCGCCGGAAGGGGCGTAAAACGCAATCATTGAGATTAGTATCAATAAGCGCCCACGCATCGCGCTGAATTTCGACGGCCGAGGTCAGTCATGGAGCACGCTTACGATCAGGTAGACGCGAAGAATCGCTATCGAATCGAAACTCCGGGGCACGAGGGATGGGCACATACGGCGCGGCCTGACGATCCCGATAAGTACCTGATGATCTCGGCGGACTGTCACGCGAACGAGCCCGGCAGCTTGTGGCGCACGCGGCTGGAACCGAAGTATCGCGACCGACTGCCGCACGTCGAAACCGACGCGAATGGCGAGAAGTGGTTCGTCGCGGAGGGGTTGGGACGGTCGCGAGTGCGATCGCGAATGATCGCGGACGTTCCGCGCGAGAACAGTGAGGATCGGCTGCGCGGGAATGCGGGCGCGGATCCGGAGCAGCGCATCAAGGATCACATCCGCGACGGTATCGATGCGGAGATCATCTTCCCGAACAAGGGCCTGATGATGTTCGCGACCAAGGATGCCGGATTCGGGATG
This is a stretch of genomic DNA from Candidatus Binataceae bacterium. It encodes these proteins:
- a CDS encoding aldo/keto reductase, translated to MIFGAAALGGMKQERADRVLEILLEYGINHIDTAAAYGDSELRIAPWMREHRERFFLATKTGDRTYDGARASLHRSLERLGVDSVDLIQLHNLVDEDEWKTAFGPRGALEALVEARAQGLVRFIGVTGHGSQVAAMHRRSLERFAFDSVLFPHNFTMLENPQYAADVEALIKLCSERGVAMQTIKSAARRRWQNGDGPKFSWYEPLRDKDALRRAVHFVLSRPGLFLNTSSDATILRAILDAAREAPKAPSRAEMEADVASYAMQPLFIPGVSDTI
- a CDS encoding glucose 1-dehydrogenase, coding for MDRLKGKIALISGGARGQGAAEARIFVREGAKVVVGDVLDRESAALAGEINQKAGSKAAVAIHLDVTRAADWRSAIETAEREFGGLDILVNNAGILNFNRIEETSEEEWDSVVAVNQKGVWLGMKTAVPAIRKRGGGAIVNISSIYGLIGSGGAAAYHGTKGAVRILSKVGAVHYADDNIRVNSVHPGVIKTPMTEVLDKDLLNSIAAMAPMKRAGTPEEVANVVLFLASDEASFVTGAEFVVDGGYTAV